From Xiphophorus couchianus chromosome 23, X_couchianus-1.0, whole genome shotgun sequence, one genomic window encodes:
- the LOC114139723 gene encoding protein eva-1 homolog C isoform X1 has translation MIEAWSFFTSLGFLSLFLALKTPVALSAPDLSLYLHSILKNHTAHACEGDLLVIKCPSRTSVAVLSAFYGRRVPYKHLCSAPNTNITAEEEDTDCTSSTALEKVQSECQDERSCHIPVLAPVFGPDPCPLTTKYLLVSYKCKPEHHHTRLVCENERLRLLCKNESVLAIYSATFGHLLHGSPNCPEEPGSKSDMECLSAVALRKVSRRCHGRENCSIFADTQTFGDPCFPGTRKHLRVSFTCVPRYLLEDVGRGSTDPFMISDLTHGGWYTGPTYRPQNVLFTNCLEIIEKLLGFPERVALYFVSGICAGLVFLLCLFGLRSTLVRDVKDLVSDLNYQLKASRRHRKELMDDLFDENVSDTSSFRHLTQSYRATETFSPSTLSVELVEREVQQTRAHPNGDIWPQLDSSPYAIHKIKTYSN, from the exons ATGATAGAGGCATGGAGTTTCTTCACATCTTtaggttttctttctctttttcttgctCTCAAGACGCCCGTTGCACTTTCGGCACCTGATTTATCTC TGTATCTCCACAGTATTCTGAAGAACCACACGGCTCACGCTTGTGAGGGAGACCTGCTCGTCATCAAATGTCCCTCCAGGACATCCGTAGCCGTCCTATCGGCCTTCTATGGAAGACGTGTCCCTTATAAACACTTATGCTCTGcaccaaacacaaacatcacagcagaggaggaggacacAGATTGTACTTCCTCCACCGCTTTAGAG AAGGTGCAGTCGGAGTGTCAGGACGAGCGGTCATGTCACATTCCCGTCCTCGCTCCTGTGTTTGGACCGGATCCCTGTCCACTCACCACCAAGTACCTCTTGGTGTCCTACAAGTGCAAACCAG aacaCCATCACACAAGACTTGTGTGTGAAAACGAGCGTCTGAGGCTGTTGTGTAAAAACGAGTCTGTCCTCGCCATCTACTCTGCTACGTTTGGACACCTGCTTCATGGAAGTCCCAACTGTCCTGAGGAGCCAGGATCAAAATCCGACATGG aGTGTTTGTCAGCTGTGGCTCTGAGGAAGGTTTCCCGCAGGTGTCACGGCAGAGAAAACTGTTCAATCTTTGCAGATACTCAAACCTTTGGGGACCCTTGCTTCCCCGGCACCAGGAAACACCTGCGAGTCTCCTTCACTTGTG TGCCCAGATATCTTCTTGAAGATGTGGGTCGAGGGTCGACTGATCCCTTCATGATTTCAGACCTCACACACG GTGGATGGTACACTGGCCCCACCTACAGGCCGCAAAATGTGCTCTTTACCAACTGTCTGGAGATCATTGAAAAACTATTGG GTTTCCCAGAGAGAGTGGCTCTGTACTTTGTCTCTGGTATTTGTGCCGGTCTGGTGTTCCTGCTCTGTCTGTTCGGGCTTCGCTCCACACTGGTGAGAGACGTTAAAGATCTCGTTTCTGACCTGAACTATCAGCTGAAAGCCTCTCGCAGGCATCGCAAGGAGCTCATGGACGACCTCTTTGACGAAAATGTCTCAGACACTTCCTCCTTCCGCCACCTCACGCAGTCGTACCGCGCAACGGAGACGTTCAGCCCGTCCACCTTGTCAGTGGAACTGGTTGAGCGAGAAGTGCAGCAGACCAGAGCTCATCCCAACGGAGACATCTGGCCACAGCTGGACTCTAGTCCTTACGCCATTCACAAGATTAAAACGTACAGCAACTGA
- the LOC114139723 gene encoding protein eva-1 homolog C isoform X2 produces the protein MIEAWSFFTSLGFLSLFLALKTPVALSAPDLSLYLHSILKNHTAHACEGDLLVIKCPSRTSVAVLSAFYGRRVPYKHLCSAPNTNITAEEEDTDCTSSTALEKVQSECQDERSCHIPVLAPVFGPDPCPLTTKYLLVSYKCKPEHHHTRLVCENERLRLLCKNESVLAIYSATFGHLLHGSPNCPEEPGSKSDMECLSAVALRKVSRRCHGRENCSIFADTQTFGDPCFPGTRKHLRVSFTCVPRYLLEDVGRGSTDPFMISDLTHGFPERVALYFVSGICAGLVFLLCLFGLRSTLVRDVKDLVSDLNYQLKASRRHRKELMDDLFDENVSDTSSFRHLTQSYRATETFSPSTLSVELVEREVQQTRAHPNGDIWPQLDSSPYAIHKIKTYSN, from the exons ATGATAGAGGCATGGAGTTTCTTCACATCTTtaggttttctttctctttttcttgctCTCAAGACGCCCGTTGCACTTTCGGCACCTGATTTATCTC TGTATCTCCACAGTATTCTGAAGAACCACACGGCTCACGCTTGTGAGGGAGACCTGCTCGTCATCAAATGTCCCTCCAGGACATCCGTAGCCGTCCTATCGGCCTTCTATGGAAGACGTGTCCCTTATAAACACTTATGCTCTGcaccaaacacaaacatcacagcagaggaggaggacacAGATTGTACTTCCTCCACCGCTTTAGAG AAGGTGCAGTCGGAGTGTCAGGACGAGCGGTCATGTCACATTCCCGTCCTCGCTCCTGTGTTTGGACCGGATCCCTGTCCACTCACCACCAAGTACCTCTTGGTGTCCTACAAGTGCAAACCAG aacaCCATCACACAAGACTTGTGTGTGAAAACGAGCGTCTGAGGCTGTTGTGTAAAAACGAGTCTGTCCTCGCCATCTACTCTGCTACGTTTGGACACCTGCTTCATGGAAGTCCCAACTGTCCTGAGGAGCCAGGATCAAAATCCGACATGG aGTGTTTGTCAGCTGTGGCTCTGAGGAAGGTTTCCCGCAGGTGTCACGGCAGAGAAAACTGTTCAATCTTTGCAGATACTCAAACCTTTGGGGACCCTTGCTTCCCCGGCACCAGGAAACACCTGCGAGTCTCCTTCACTTGTG TGCCCAGATATCTTCTTGAAGATGTGGGTCGAGGGTCGACTGATCCCTTCATGATTTCAGACCTCACACACG GTTTCCCAGAGAGAGTGGCTCTGTACTTTGTCTCTGGTATTTGTGCCGGTCTGGTGTTCCTGCTCTGTCTGTTCGGGCTTCGCTCCACACTGGTGAGAGACGTTAAAGATCTCGTTTCTGACCTGAACTATCAGCTGAAAGCCTCTCGCAGGCATCGCAAGGAGCTCATGGACGACCTCTTTGACGAAAATGTCTCAGACACTTCCTCCTTCCGCCACCTCACGCAGTCGTACCGCGCAACGGAGACGTTCAGCCCGTCCACCTTGTCAGTGGAACTGGTTGAGCGAGAAGTGCAGCAGACCAGAGCTCATCCCAACGGAGACATCTGGCCACAGCTGGACTCTAGTCCTTACGCCATTCACAAGATTAAAACGTACAGCAACTGA
- the clic2 gene encoding chloride intracellular channel protein 2, whose protein sequence is MNMALRQSSEKEPSIELFIKAGHDGENIGNCPFCQRLFMVLWLKGVKFTVTTVDMRKKPAELKDLAPGTNPPFLLYNGTLKTDFIKIEEFLEQTLAPPRYPHLSPVNKESFDVGSDIFAKFSAFIKNSPNNAPQEKILLREFRRLDEYLNSPLPEEIDHNSAEPIAISRRKFLDGDRLTLADCNLLPKLHVIRVAAKKYCDFEIPAEFTGVWRYLENSYEREEFKQTCPADIEIEKAYFGVAKRK, encoded by the exons ATGAACATGGCACTTCGACAAAGCTCAGAAAAGGAGCCAAGCATCGAGTTGTTCATTAAG GCTGGGCATGATGGTGAAAACATTGGGAACTGTCCTTTCTGTCAGAGGCTCTTCATGGTGCTGTGGCTAAAAGGAGTCAAGTTTACAGTGACCACTGTTGATATGAGGAA GAAGCCAGCTGAGCTCAAAGACCTGGCCCCGGGGACAAACCCTCCTTTCCTCCTCTATAACGGCACCCTTAAAACAGACTTCATCAAAATTGAGGAGTTCCTTGAACAAACACTTGCCCCTCCCAG GTATCCCCATCTCAGCCCGGTGAACAAAGAGTCCTTTGACGTGGGTTcagatatttttgcaaagttcTCCGCTTTCATCAAGAACAGCCCAAACAATGCCC CACAGGAAAAGATTCTCCTGCGGGAGTTTCGGCGTTTGGACGAATACTTAAACAGCCCGCTCCCTGAGGAAATCGACCACAACTCTGCAGAACCCATCGCCATCTCCAGGAGGAAGTTTCTGGACGGTGACCGTCTCACCTTAGCAGACTGCAACCTGTTGCCCAAGCTGCATGTCATCAGG GTTGCTGCCAAGAAGTACTGCGATTTTGAGATCCCAGCCGAGTTCACAGGAGTCTGGAGGTACCTGGAGAACTCCTACGAACGGGAGGAATTCAAACAAACATGTCCGGCCGACATCGAGATCGAGAAGGCTTACTTTGGCGTCGCCAAGCGGaaataa
- the c1galt1c1 gene encoding C1GALT1-specific chaperone 1: MLSEGGSFMKGMVVGGVFCLVLSLLGSFSPVTESKTDGNDHHHHHVKAASKDELQQLSDSRLQKLTDQLQVYCVVMVQPKSLVYWATALDTWTKHCDKAEFYTSEASKALEAIDLNEKDDWARLRKALKHAYENAGDIRWFFVAQPNTFAIIENLKYLVLTKDPEQPFYLGKAVKSGELEYVELNSGIVLSYEALKRLVNVFQEEEKCPERGRQLWKLSDDKQLAVCLKFTGVFAENGEDVHGKGLFNSKTVDSLISESMKQNPSNVVEGCCADLAITFSGLSANQMQVMMFGVYRLRPYGHDFHDLLTFFPPEGSDND, from the coding sequence aTGTTGTCGGAGGGAGGCTCGTTCATGAAGGGGATGGTGGTGGGCGGCGTCTTCTGCTTGGTGCTGTCGCTGCTGGGCAGCTTCAGCCCCGTCACCGAGTCCAAGACGGACGGCAACGACCACCATCATCACCACGTCAAGGCTGCGAGCAAAGACGAGCTCCAGCAACTCTCTGACAGCCGGCTGCAGAAGCTGACTGACCAACTCCAGGTCTACTGCGTCGTCATGGTGCAGCCCAAAAGCCTCGTCTATTGGGCCACGGCGCTGGACACCTGGACCAAGCACTGCGACAAGGCCGAGTTTTACACCTCAGAGGCCTCCAAGGCGCTGGAGGCCATAGATCTGAACGAGAAGGACGACTGGGCCAGGTTGCGTAAAGCTCTGAAGCACGCCTACGAGAACGCCGGGGACATCCGCTGGTTCTTTGTGGCTCAGCCCAACACCTTCGCCATCATCGAGAACCTCAAGTACCTGGTGCTCACCAAAGACCCGGAGCAGCCGTTCTACCTGGGGAAGGCGGTGAAGTCCGGGGAGCTGGAGTACGTCGAGTTGAACAGCGGCATTGTCCTCAGCTACGAGGCCCTGAAGAGGCTGGTGAATGTCTTCCAGGAAGAGGAAAAGTGTCCGGAGAGAGGACGGCAGCTGTGGAAGCTGAGCGACGACAAGCAGCTCGCCGTGTGCCTGAAGTTCACCGGAGTGTTTGCGGAGAACGGAGAGGACGTCCACGGGAAGGGCCTGTTCAACAGCAAGACGGTGGACAGCTTGATATCGGAAAGCATGAAGCAGAACCCCAGCAACGTGGTAGAGGGCTGCTGCGCCGACCTGGCCATCACCTTCAGCGGCCTGTCCGCCAACCAGATGCAGGTCATGATGTTCGGAGTTTACAGACTCCGTCCCTACGGACACGACTTCCACGACTTATTGACATTTTTCCCTCCCGAAGGCTCAGACAATGACTAG